In the genome of Denticeps clupeoides chromosome 13, fDenClu1.1, whole genome shotgun sequence, one region contains:
- the LOC114801607 gene encoding T-cell surface glycoprotein CD3 epsilon chain-like: MNFTLLFLSFIVLCVKGHDVSDVSFWQDSVHFQCPEFDGDKTTKKEHNNLVVFNATHEKIKFSESIKGQYSCADKTVQFYVKGKGCPNCYDLNATFLGIVIGLDLAVTTFLMFIVHYFAKGRSPSTPQKTRGQRNAPQPPEPDYQPLNIGSRSRDTYAAVNRMG, translated from the exons ATGAATTTTACCCTTCTTTTTCTGTCCTTCATCGTCCTCTGTGTCAAAGGTCATG atgtttCAGATGTTTCATTTTGGCAAGACTCAGTTCATTTCCAGTGTCCTGAGTTCGATGGGGACAAGACCACAAAAAAGGAGCACAACAACCTCGTGGTTTTCAACGCAACGCACGAAAAAATCAAATTTTCAGAAAGTATCAAGGGCCAGTATTCCTGTGCTGATAAGACAGTTCAATTCTATGTCAAAGGAAAGG GGTGCCCAAACTGTTATGATCTAAATGCTACTTTCTTGGGTATCGTGATCGGGCTGGACCTGGCAGTCACCACGTTTCTCATGTTCATTGTGCACTACTTCGCCAAGGGCAGGTCTCCGTCCACGCCACAAAAAA CACGTGGACAAAGGAACGCCCCACAGCCCCCCGAGCCAGACTATCAG CCTCTGAACATTGGTTCGCGCAGCAGAGACACGTACGCAGCGGTGAACAGGATGGGCTAG